A genomic segment from Salvia splendens isolate huo1 chromosome 13, SspV2, whole genome shotgun sequence encodes:
- the LOC121761919 gene encoding allene oxide synthase 1, chloroplastic-like produces the protein MASSSLSYFSSSNLQFSSQTKPAKPPLLLRPQRLIITATISEKPPISPPEKPSKLPIRKIPGDYGVPLIGPWRDRQDYFYNQGRDEFFKSRIQKYQSTVYRINMPPGPFISFNPNVVALLDGKSFPALFDTDKVEKRDLFTGTFMPSTDLTGGYRTLSYLDPSEPNHAKLKKLMFFMLSHRRDHVIPEFHASFTEMFDALEAEIAAKGKAWLNALNDAASFNFLARSFYGVNPNETKLGPDGPSIIGKWVLFQLHPLLSLGLPRLIEDGILHTFRLPPFLIKKDYNRLYEFFFENSAPILDHAEAGLGVARDEACHNLLFATCFNTFGGMKIFFPNMLKWVGRAGAKLHLDLAREIRSAGGAGMAAMERMPLMKSVVYEALRIEPPVPAQYAKAKKDFVVESHDAAFAIKEGEMLYGYQPLATKDPKIFDRAEEFIPDRFVGEEGEKLLKHVLWSNGPETESPSVDNKQCAGKDFVVLVSRLLLVEFFLRYDSFDIEVAASPLGAAVTVTSLKRATF, from the coding sequence ATGGCTTCTTCCTCCCTCTCTTATTTCTCCTCTTCCAATCTCCAATTCTCTTCCCAAACAAAACCAGCAAAACCGCCTCTACTCTTGCGGCCGCAGCGGCTGATCATCACCGCCACCATATCAGAAAAGCCACCGATCTCCCCGCCAGAAAAACCCTCCAAACTTCCGATCAGAAAGATCCCCGGCGACTACGGCGTCCCCCTGATCGGGCCGTGGAGAGACCGACAGGACTATTTTTACAACCAAGGGAGAGATGAATTCTTCAAATCAAGAATCCAAAAATACCAATCCACCGTCTACCGCATCAACATGCCTCCTGGCCCCTTCATCTCCTTCAACCCCAACGTCGTCGCCCTTCTCGACGGCAAGAGCTTCCCGGCCCTCTTCGACACCGATAAGGTCGAAAAAAGGGACCTCTTCACCGGTACCTTCATGCCCTCCACCGACCTCACCGGCGGCTACCGCACCCTCTCCTACCTCGACCCCTCCGAGCCCAACCACGCCAAGCTTAAGAAGCTCATGTTCTTCATGCTCTCCCACCGCCGCGACCACGTCATCCCGGAGTTCCATGCCAGCTTCACCGAGATGTTCGACGCCTTGGAGGCCGAGATCGCCGCGAAAGGGAAAGCCTGGTTGAATGCGCTAAACGACGCCGCTTCTTTCAATTTCCTAGCCCGCTCATTCTACGGGGTCAACCCGAATGAGACCAAGCTGGGACCCGATGGCCCGAGTATTATTGGCAAGTGGGTGCTGTTCCAGCTCCATCCGCTGTtgagcctcggcctccctcgtCTAATTGAAGATGGCATCCTACACACGTTCCGCCTCCCTCCATTCCTTATAAAAAAAGACTACAACCGTTTGTATGAATTCTTTTTCGAGAACTCGGCCCCGATCCTGGACCACGCCGAGGCTGGCCTCGGCGTAGCCAGGGACGAGGCATGCCACAACCTCCTCTTCGCCACGTGCTTCAACACCTTCGGCGGGATGAAGATCTTCTTCCCCAACATGCTCAAGTGGGTCGGCCGCGCCGGGGCCAAGCTCCACCTCGACCTCGCCCGGGAGATCCGGTCGGCCGGCGGAGCCGGCATGGCGGCGATGGAGAGAATGCCACTAATGAAGTCAGTGGTGTACGAGGCCCTGCGGATCGAGCCGCCGGTGCCGGCGCAGTACGCCAAGGCCAAGAAAGACTTCGTGGTGGAATCACACGACGCGGCGTTCGCGATCAAGGAAGGGGAGATGCTGTATGGGTACCAGCCGCTGGCGACGAAGGATCCGAAGATATTCGACCGGGCGGAGGAGTTTATACCGGACCGGTTCGTCGGGGAGGAAGGGGAGAAGCTACTGAAGCACGTCCTCTGGTCTAATGGGCCGGAAACTGAGAGCCCTAGTGTTGATAATAAGCAGTGCGCCGGGAAGGATTTTGTGGTGCTGGTGTCGAGGTTGTTGCTGGTGGAATTTTTCCTCCGGTATGACTCGTTTGATATCGAGGTCGCGGCGTCGCCGTTGGGCGCCGCCGTCACTGTAACGTCGCTGAAGCGGGCCACTTTTTAG